In a genomic window of Molothrus ater isolate BHLD 08-10-18 breed brown headed cowbird chromosome 17, BPBGC_Mater_1.1, whole genome shotgun sequence:
- the RBM38 gene encoding RNA-binding protein 38 → MHTVQKDTTFTKIFVGGLPYHTTDSSLRKYFEVFGDIEEAVVITDRQTGKSRGYGFVTMADRAAAERACKDPNPIIDGRKANVNLAYLGAKPRSIQTGFTIGVQQLHPAFIQRPFGLTPHYVYPQAIIQPSVVIPTPVQSITSPYIDYTAASQAYSQYTTAAYDQYPYAASPAAGFVGYGYTTGTVQPPLSAGTPAAPAAAFVQYQPQQLQPDRMQ, encoded by the exons ATGCACACCGTGCAGAAGGACACCACCTTCACCAAGATCTTCGTCGGGGGGCTGCCCTACCACACCACCGACTCCTCCCTCAGGAAGTACTTCGAGGTCTTCGGGGACATCGAGGAGGCGGTGGTGATCACGGACCGGCAGACCGGCAAATCCCGAGGATACGGCTTC GTGACCATggcagacagagctgctgctgaaagagcTTGCAAAGACCCAAACCCCATCATTGACGGCAGGAAAGCAAATGTGAACCTGGCGTATTTGGGAGCAAAACCAAGGAGTATTCAAACTG gttttacCATAGGTGTGCAGCAGCTACATCCAGCCTTCATTCAGAGACCCTTTGG ACTCACGCCTCACTATGTTTACCCCCAAGCCATCATCCAGCCCAGCGTGGTGATCCCCACCCCCGTGCAGTCCATCACGTCTCCCTACATCGACTACACGGCCGCCAGCCAAGCCTACTCCCAGTACACCACAGCTGCCTACGACCAGTACCCCTACGCTGCCTCCCCCGCCGCCGGCTTCGTGGGCTACGGCTACACCACGGGCACGGTGCAGCCGCCCCTCAGCGCCGGCACCCCCGCGGCGCCCGCCGCCGCCTTCGTGCAGTACCAGccgcagcagctgcagcccgaCCGCATGCAGTGA